The window ACATCCCAGATTTCTTTAATACCATCTTCCATTAAGGCAGAGCATGTATAAGCCTTTGTGTCCCAGCCTTTCGTTGCTGGCTGAAGGAAGTGTAAAATTTGATTATATTCTCTTTTCGTTTTTTGTGCATTTGCTTTATTTTCCCCGTCTGCTTTGTTGACCACTATCGCATCCGCCAGTTCCATAATTCCCTTTTTCATTCCCTGGAGCTCGTCACCTGCTCCAGTTAACACAACCAGCATGAAAAAGTCTACCATATCGCGGACAATTACTTCGCTTTGGCCGACACCGACAGTCTCAATCAAGATAACATCAAAGCCATAGGCCTCACATAAGAGCATCGTTTCTCTTGTTTTTCGGTGTACACCGCCCAGCTTCCCTCCCGAAGGAGAAGGGCGAATAAACGCCCTTGGATGACGGGCCAGCTGCTCCATCCGTGTTTTATCACCAAGGATACTGCCGCCGCTTCTGCTTGAACTGGGATCCACGGCCAATACCGCTACTTTAAGTCCAAGGTTGCATAAAAACATACCAAAGGCCTCGATGAAAGTACTTTTACCTGCACCGGGAACTCCGGTAATACCGATACGGACTGCTTTACCGGTGTTAGGTAAAAGCTGCTGCAGAAGCGTTTGTGCCTTCTGAAAGTGATGCTCTGCATTACTTTCAATTAAGGTAATGGAGCGAGCCAACATACTGCGGTCACCTTTGAGGATTCCCTCTGCCAGCTGCTCACAGTCCATTTCATCTGGCTTCATTTTTTTTCGAAACGTCGTGTTTTTAACGAGGCCTTCCTGTGATACTGCTTCAACCCCTTTACGAATATAGGTTGAAAATTTATCTGGCTCATCTTGATTTGTCCATTCAGGCCGTTTCTCGTCTGACATTTACGCCTTCACTTCCTCATAGCCGAGTCGCTCATAGATAGCTCGGACAACCTTTTGGGCAGCAACCGGAATAACTGTTCCTGGTCCAAAAATAGCTGAAGCTCCTTGTTCATATAGGAATTCATAATCCTGTGCAGGAATAACACCGCCGGCAACCACAATAATATCTTCTCGGCCGAGCTTCTTCAATTCAGCAACAAGCTGTGGCAGTAATGTCTTGTGGCCAGCAGCAAGCGAACTCATACCAATAGCATGGACATCGTTCTCAACTGCCTGCAGCGCTGTTTCTTCTGGTGTTTGGAATAATGGACCGATATCCACATCAAAGCCTAAATCCGCAAATGCAGTTGCAATTACCTTAGCTCCGCGGTCATGACCATCCTGTCCCATCTTTGCAATTAAAATCCGAGGGCGGCGACCTTCATTTTCAAGAAATTCATCAGTCATCTGCTTCACCGTATTAATTTCTTCTTCATTTGAAAAAGCAGAGCTGTATACTCCGCTAATTGAGCGGATTGTCGCTTTATGACGACCGGATACCTTTTCAATCGCCGAGGATATTTCGCCTAGCGTTGCACGTACACGTGCTGCTTGTACAGCAAGAGCTAGAAGATTTCCTTCGTTTGTTTCACATGCCTTTTCAATGGCAGCCAATGCTTCCTGTACTTTTTCTTCATCACGAGAAGCTTTTAATTGATTTAATTTTTCAATTTGCTTTAATCGGACAGCCGTATTATCTACTTCAAGAATTTCTATCGGTTCCTCTTTATCAAGACGGTATTTATTCACACCGACAATCGTTTCTTTTCCTGAATCAATTTGAGCC of the Bacillus tuaregi genome contains:
- the meaB gene encoding methylmalonyl Co-A mutase-associated GTPase MeaB, with the translated sequence MSDEKRPEWTNQDEPDKFSTYIRKGVEAVSQEGLVKNTTFRKKMKPDEMDCEQLAEGILKGDRSMLARSITLIESNAEHHFQKAQTLLQQLLPNTGKAVRIGITGVPGAGKSTFIEAFGMFLCNLGLKVAVLAVDPSSSRSGGSILGDKTRMEQLARHPRAFIRPSPSGGKLGGVHRKTRETMLLCEAYGFDVILIETVGVGQSEVIVRDMVDFFMLVVLTGAGDELQGMKKGIMELADAIVVNKADGENKANAQKTKREYNQILHFLQPATKGWDTKAYTCSALMEDGIKEIWDVIKDFEATTKQSGVFADRRRSQTKEWMKSMIIDQLQNSFFHNTVIKELLPKVENQVIAGDKTVTTAVEELFAHYYKTFS